Proteins encoded together in one Gemmatimonadota bacterium DH-78 window:
- the asd gene encoding aspartate-semialdehyde dehydrogenase yields the protein MTPDSSSSPAGDPSPSAGDRRIPVAVLGATGTVGARLVQRLERHPWFRLAEVAASERSEGARLRDRVSPDIELSAVDAERTLASLDGPFRSHLVLSALPASAAREIEPELAARGHLVVSNASAFRADPGVPLIVPEVNPDHLDMVDHQAGRWTPTGGPAREGGGIVTNPNCAVAGLAPVLAPLDAAFGLRRVVVTTFQAISGAGRPGPSAIDLVDNVVPWIGGEEEKIEAEPRKILGRLVDGAIEGASLTVSATATRVPVLHGHLEAVSVELDRTATVDEATAVWRAFRAPEVARGLPSGPEQPIVVLEQDDRPQPRLDRDRAEGMAISVGRVRPCPVHTLRFLVLSHNLERGAAGAAMLNAELAQASGRVRPALG from the coding sequence GTGACCCCCGATTCCTCTTCGTCGCCTGCGGGCGACCCGTCGCCTTCCGCCGGCGATCGCCGGATTCCCGTGGCCGTGCTCGGCGCGACCGGCACCGTGGGTGCGCGCCTCGTGCAGCGGCTCGAGCGCCATCCCTGGTTCCGCCTCGCCGAGGTGGCCGCTTCGGAGCGCTCCGAGGGCGCGCGCCTGCGCGACCGCGTCTCGCCCGACATCGAGCTGTCGGCCGTCGATGCCGAGCGCACCCTCGCGTCGCTCGACGGACCCTTCCGCTCGCACCTCGTGCTCTCCGCGCTTCCCGCCTCCGCTGCGCGCGAGATCGAACCGGAGCTCGCGGCGCGGGGCCACCTGGTGGTCAGCAACGCCTCGGCCTTCCGGGCCGACCCGGGCGTGCCCCTGATCGTGCCCGAGGTGAATCCGGACCATCTCGACATGGTGGACCACCAGGCCGGGCGCTGGACGCCGACCGGCGGGCCGGCGCGGGAAGGGGGAGGCATCGTCACCAATCCGAACTGTGCCGTGGCCGGGCTCGCGCCGGTGCTGGCCCCTCTCGACGCGGCCTTCGGGCTGCGCCGGGTGGTGGTGACCACCTTCCAGGCGATCTCGGGCGCCGGGCGCCCCGGACCCTCGGCCATCGACCTGGTCGACAACGTGGTGCCCTGGATCGGAGGCGAGGAGGAGAAGATCGAGGCGGAGCCCCGCAAGATCCTCGGGCGTCTGGTGGACGGAGCGATCGAGGGAGCGTCCCTCACCGTGAGCGCGACCGCCACCCGGGTGCCGGTGCTCCACGGGCATCTCGAGGCCGTGTCGGTGGAGCTCGACCGTACGGCGACGGTGGACGAGGCGACGGCGGTGTGGCGCGCCTTCCGGGCGCCGGAGGTGGCTCGCGGGCTGCCGAGCGGCCCCGAGCAGCCGATCGTGGTGCTCGAGCAGGACGACCGCCCCCAGCCGCGCCTCGACCGCGACCGGGCCGAAGGCATGGCGATCAGCGTGGGGCGGGTGCGGCCCTGCCCCGTGCACACCCTCCGCTTCCTGGTGCTCTCGCACAACCTGGAGCGAGGCGCCGCGGGCGCGGCCATGCTCAACGCCGAACTCGCGCAGGCGAGCGGGCGGGTGCGCCCGGCGCTGGGGTGA